Within Sorghum bicolor cultivar BTx623 chromosome 2, Sorghum_bicolor_NCBIv3, whole genome shotgun sequence, the genomic segment GCGACGAGGACGATGGGGACGGGAGAAGTTCAGGAGTCAGGACGGACCGGAAGTGGGCCATTGTGGGCTGAGACGTGGTCGTGGAGTGGCGGGGCCCGTAATCGAACGGTTGCGGTGCCTTTAATTTGCGTGCTGATTTGATCAAAACCCTTGGAGTGAATACTGAATACTGAACCCCACTAGTCCCACGTGGTCATCactcgccgcgccgccgccgccgccgccgccagcgatGGCGCGCCGCCTCTTCTGCGCCACGAGAGCACTCCTCCTTCCCCCCGCCCCAGCTCCCGCGCCGGCGCCCACCTCCGCATCTTCTGCAGCGGCGGCGGAAGCGGCAGCCTCGCTCCTGCCACTGCTCCCCTGCAAGCGGCGAAAGAAGCtcctgaggaagctcaacagccCACGGGTCGCGCCCATCGAGCCGGAGGCCGCGCGTCGCGTTCCGGCCCTAGACGCCGTGCTCGACCGCGATACGGCCTTCCGCTTCCTCCACCGCGCGCGCTCGTTCCTGGCTTCCCTCCCGCCTCCGCACCGGATCCCCCTTTCCGAGGCCGGCAAGCTGTACCGCGAGCTCGGCTTCCCCCGCGGCCGCAAAGTGTCGCGCTCCGCTACGCGCCACCCGTTGCTGTTCCACCTCCCCGTCGTGGGCTCCGTCCCGCACCTCGCGCTCACGCCGTTCATGTGCTCGCTCCTCGAGGAAGAGCGCCGCATCCACGACGACCTCCTCCCGTCGCGGGTGCGCGCAGTCCGGAAGCTCCTCATGCTCACGGCCCACCGCCGCGTGCCGCTCGCGAAGCTCCACCACTGCCGCGCTGTGCTCGGCCTCCCCGATGACTTCCGCGACCGCGTCCACGACTTCCCTGACGACTTCCGCGTCGTAGTCGACCCCAGGGACGGCCGCCACTTCCTCGAGCTCGCGCGCTGGGACCCTGCGCTCGCCGTCAGTGCTCTGGAGCGCGATTTTGTCGTGGACGAGCGCCGCGTCCGGCGCACGTTCCGCTTCGCCGTCCCACACCGCCGGTTGATGCCGCTTGACGCCGAGGACGCCGACCGCCTCGACACGGCGACCACGTTCCCGCTTGTCTCACCGTACACAAACGGTGCGCTGCTCAAGCCATGGACGCCCGAAGCGGAAAAGTACCGCGTCGGGGTGGTGCACGAGTTCCTCAGCCTGACACTGGAGAAGCGCGCGATGATCCACCACATCGTCGAGTTCAAGGAGGAATTTGGCCTCACGCGGCACATGTACGAGTCGTTGCAGAAGCAGAACCGCGCTTTCTACCTGGCCGGCACAGAGATGAACTGGGCCTTATTCCTCAGGGCAGcgtatcacgaaaatggggagCTCAAGGAGAAGGATCCCCTCGTGCTATTCAATGAGAAGCTGCAGCGATATGCATGTATGAGCAAGATGGATTCCAGAGAGACCATGATTGATGCTGCAGGTTTGACTGAATAAAGTCAGATCTCAGTTTGCTGGCTTACCTTCTGCATCTCTTGTGCTGCCGCCAGAATTCAAATGTGCTTATTTTCATTGAGGTATATACAGTTCCCTCTTAAATTACATTTCGTTCTTCAATGGCTATATATTTGTCTTCAATTGTCATAAGTTGGAGAATTTTAATTTTACACTGTCTGTATCAGTTTACCTGATGAATGCTCTCTTACATTTGAGAATGCACCCCTTAGGACAATTGTAACTTCTTTTTTCTTGATAAAACATTGCTTTTGGAAGAAGTGGTCTAACTATATGCATCTTTACCCAAAGTCCACCGCATTTAATCATGTCATGTGCCTGATCCATTGGAGACAGTTTCGAGGAGAATTGCGGGATTGGAAGTAGATTGTGAGAATTGAAGAGAAAGGGAGGTTCAGGAGGGAGGAACGACAGCCCTTGGGTTGTCCGCCCTAGGAGGAGTGAGGAGGGACAGCAGCTTGATCGCGAGTGACATGGACGCCAGGGTATAGGGTTTTACCCCTTACTTCTTTCTTGTTATAATTCAAGCTGATAAGGGGGATCTACAAATAGAAGAGACATGACTTCTCTACTACTATACAGCACCGAATGGCAGTGGTGAAGCCAGAGCAAATTAGAGGATGGTGCGTTTCTCTTGTAGGTGTGAAAATTTAAGCTGCAAACATGGTTAAAAATTTGATCCTAATAGTGGTTTTCCAAACTTTTGTCAAATGATCTCACCAGGTTGATGAGGTACCCCTATCGCCAGTCTGTGTCACTCTGAAGATCATGTTGCCGGAGGAGCAGCCCTCATTGAGCCGCAGCTGCATCTGTTGCCGGCTGTCAATCATAGACTGGATCGGCGCATCAGATCGGACGCCGCCATGCTGGTCCATTGGAACGAACTGTGCCTGGACTCAGACACCAGTAGCCAGTATGGTCAGCCAAGGAAATGCTGGCTCAACCTCACCACCATTCACATTTTCTGTGATCGGTGCAGACGGCAACTAGTGATTGCGTTGCACACAGAGGATGCCCAACGTCACAGCCTGACTACTAAGCGGATGAACCAATGGTTGATCAGTGAGTCCTCTCGCTCTTTCTATCTCTTCAATTGTCTATAGCAGGCCTATGATGAACTATAGTGCTGATGAAATTACAAGTTTAGTTCATTGAGATAATAAATGACATAATCGAGTTACCTGGAATTTTTCGGAGCTCATGGTTCCCTTTTTTATCTCCTTTCAGCATTGAACTTTAGATTTGTGCAATGGATTTCTGCCACATCAAGATCGATACTGGCAACTCGATTGATAAGACTGCCTGCGTGAATAATGGTAGGATCATGAAGTGAGATCAAGCTCTTAAGGACAGGTAGCAATCATCTTATCCAATCTTAGCTTATTTCCAATAGGGCATACACGAAGAAGAATATTCTGTTTGAGTTTGACTATGATAAATGTTTAAGTCAATGAAAATTTACCAATTTGAAATAGTCGTGGTATATGC encodes:
- the LOC8063739 gene encoding protein ROOT PRIMORDIUM DEFECTIVE 1 gives rise to the protein MARRLFCATRALLLPPAPAPAPAPTSASSAAAAEAAASLLPLLPCKRRKKLLRKLNSPRVAPIEPEAARRVPALDAVLDRDTAFRFLHRARSFLASLPPPHRIPLSEAGKLYRELGFPRGRKVSRSATRHPLLFHLPVVGSVPHLALTPFMCSLLEEERRIHDDLLPSRVRAVRKLLMLTAHRRVPLAKLHHCRAVLGLPDDFRDRVHDFPDDFRVVVDPRDGRHFLELARWDPALAVSALERDFVVDERRVRRTFRFAVPHRRLMPLDAEDADRLDTATTFPLVSPYTNGALLKPWTPEAEKYRVGVVHEFLSLTLEKRAMIHHIVEFKEEFGLTRHMYESLQKQNRAFYLAGTEMNWALFLRAAYHENGELKEKDPLVLFNEKLQRYACMSKMDSRETMIDAAGLTE